The nucleotide window CGTGCTATGCGTTTTCAAGTATGGGATGCATCTGCAGTTCCAACTGATGATGGTGTTTTATGTGAATTTTCAATCAATAAAGGGTCTTATGCAACTGCAGTTTTAAGAGAGGTAATGAAAAAAGATGTTGTTTAGGTGATAACATGGTAATTTGTCCTGAATGTGGAAAAGATGTAAAAGATGCAAAGTTTTGTTCTAATTGCGGAGCTTTACTTCAACAGAAAGAAGAAAAACAAACTGTTGAAATTGAAGATGTTGATCAAAAAGAAGACGTCAATGTCGATGTAAATGATTCTGAAGAAAAAGAGAGTGCTGAAGTAATTCCATCCGAATCAAAACAGGAATCTAAAAAATATAAATTTTGTAGAAATTGTGGTTATGAATTAACTGGCGATTATAAGTTCTGTCCTGAATGCGGGTATGATTTGTCCGGAAGAGTAACTGCTAATCGAAGTTCTGTTCCGTCCGCCAATTCCGGTGAAAAGAGTTTGGTATTGGCAGTTATTTTAAGTGTAATTTTCCCGGGCCTTGGTCAGATTTATTTGGGTCTTAACCAGAAAGGTATTCTATTCATAGTGGGTTATATCATATCTGCAGTTTTAATTTTCTTGTTAATTGGATTTTTATTAGTTCTTGTGGTATGGATTTGGGCATTAGTCGATGTAGTACAATCAACAAATGCAATCAATAACGGTGAATATGTTGAAGACAAGTTATTTTAAATAAATATGTGATTTTTATGATTGAATGTAGAAATATTGCAAAAGGAAAAGCAAAAGGTGAATTAATTGTTTCCACAGAACCTATTAGTTTTTTAGGTGGTGTAAATCCTGAAAATGGGGAAATCATTGATCCCACTCATGAACTAAAAGGAGAAATAATTAAAGATAAAGTTTTATTCATCCCTGGAGGAAAAGGATCTACTGTTGGGTCATATGTTATTTTCCAAATGATGAAGAACAATACGGCTCCAAAAGCAATAATTTGCCTAAATGCCGAACCGATTATAGCTACTGGTGCTATTATGTCTGATATCCCAATGGTGGATTCACCGGCTGAAACTAAAGATTTGACAAATGGAACTTTAGTCGAAGTTGATGGGGATAGTGGAACTATAGAAATATTGTAGTGATAATATGAAAACTCTAATTGAAAATGTAAACATTATAAATCCTTCAGATGAAATTGAAACCAGTCAAAACATTTTAATTGAAGATAATGTCATTAAGGAAATATCCTCAGGTAATATTAATGCAGATGATAATGTAATTGACGGTGAAGACAATTATCTGCTTCCGGGTTTTATTGATTGTCATACCCATATTTTTGCAAAAGGATTTCACAAAGAAGAAAATATGGCCAATCCATTGGGACTACATTTCTACAATGCGGTTCCTCATTCACTACAAACAATCAATGCAGGTGTTACAACAATTAGAGATTGTGGATCAGCTGATTTAAGTTTCAAATTAGCTCAACAACGTAAATTATTCACTGCACCGAAAATACATTTGTCAATAAGTCCTTTGGTAATGACTGGGGGACATTTTGATTTATTTTTGCCTTCAGGATGGGATATGGAGATAATTTATCCTGGATTTCCTAAAGGCAGGTGTGATGGTGTAGAGGAAGTTTTAAAAAAGACCCGTGAAATGAAAAGAGCAGGTGCAGACTTTATTAAAGTCATGGC belongs to uncultured Methanobrevibacter sp. and includes:
- a CDS encoding DUF126 domain-containing protein, translating into MIECRNIAKGKAKGELIVSTEPISFLGGVNPENGEIIDPTHELKGEIIKDKVLFIPGGKGSTVGSYVIFQMMKNNTAPKAIICLNAEPIIATGAIMSDIPMVDSPAETKDLTNGTLVEVDGDSGTIEIL
- a CDS encoding zinc-ribbon domain-containing protein, whose product is MVICPECGKDVKDAKFCSNCGALLQQKEEKQTVEIEDVDQKEDVNVDVNDSEEKESAEVIPSESKQESKKYKFCRNCGYELTGDYKFCPECGYDLSGRVTANRSSVPSANSGEKSLVLAVILSVIFPGLGQIYLGLNQKGILFIVGYIISAVLIFLLIGFLLVLVVWIWALVDVVQSTNAINNGEYVEDKLF